Within the Saccharomonospora amisosensis genome, the region GGGCGGGGTGGGTGCCTGGTCGCAGTACCTCGGAGGGATGCGGATCGAAAGTCAGCACAACGCTGGGCAACCCGCGATCGCGGGCGGTCTCCACCGTTTCGTTGATCAGAGCCTGGTGCCCGCGATGCACCCCGTCGAAGATACCGATCGTGACGACGCACCGGCCCCAGCCGCCCGGCAGATCCGCCAAACCACGCCAACGCTGCACACCTGGAGCCTAGCCGCAGACCGCGCGGTGTCAGGACGACAGGGTCACCTCAGGCAGGTGTGAGCACAACCACCGGGCGGGCCCCCTCGCGCGTGTCGGCGGCGAGAGCAAGCGCATGGCCCTCCGGGTCGAACACCCCATAGGTTCCCGGTATCCCGGCGGTGGGAAGCCACCTGCCGTGTCGCACCGCCACGGCCTCGCCCGCGTCCACGTCGCGGCGCGGGAAGGCGGCCGCGACCGCCTCGTCGAGGCTCAGCGACAACGCAGGCTCCCGTTCGACGTCGTCGAGGGTGCGTGCCGCGGCGAGTGTGAACGGCCCCACCGTGGTGCGGCGCAGCGCGACGAGATGACCCCCCACTCCGAGCGCGCCGCCCAGGTCCCTGGCCAGCGCCCTGACATAGGTTCCGGACGAACAGTCGATCACCACATCGAGGTCGACCGCGTCCTGCTGCCTGCGGGTGGCCAGCAGGTCGAACCGGTACACGGTCACCGGGCGGGGCGGCAGTTCCACCTCCTCGCCCGCCCGCACGCGGGCGTAGGCCCGCCTGCCCTCCACCTTCACGGCGCTGACCGCGCTGGGAACCTGCTGGATGTCACCGGTCAGCGCGGCGATGCCGGCCTCGATGTCCGCATCGGCCACCGCCGATGGGTCGGCGCGCGCGACCACCTCACCCTCGGCGTCGTCGGTGGTTGTCGACGCACCGAGCCGGATCGTCGCCAGGTAGGTCTTGCGATCCAGCGCAAGGTGCCCGAGCAGTTTGGTTGCCCGCTCGATGCCCAGCACGAGCACCCCGGTGGCCATCGGGTCCAGTGTTCCGGCATGACCGACCTTGCGGGTACCCATCGCACGCCTGGCCCTGGCCACCACGTCGTGCGACGTCATACCGCTCGGTTTGTCGACGATGAGGAGGCCGGGCGGCGGCGCGGGCCGCGAGGCTCGTCGGTGGGAAGGGGTGGGGCGTGGCACGGCCGCAGCGTAGCGGTGCGCGATCACGCCACGGCGGGCACCCGCTCGCGCTCCTCATGGCGGCGGTCCCAGCTGTGCCTGCGCAGCCGCACCGGCACCGATTCGCCGCGTGCGGCGGCCGCGAACACCTCGGCCCTGGCCCGCAGCCACCACACCGCCATCCGCCAGGAACCGAACACCAGCACGACGACCACGGACAGCAGCGCGACCCGGAAGTCGCCGCCGGACAGTTGCAGCAGCACCCCGATGAGCAGCGCGACCACGGTGGTGGCGACGAAGCCACCGACGTTGACAACACCGGTCGCGGTGCCGACCCGCCGCAGCGGGTTGTAGTCCCTGGCCAGTGCGAACCCGATCGTGGAGACCGGGCCACCCAGTGACAGCACGGCGAACGCGGCGACCAGCACGGCCACCGGCACCTGGCCCGGCCAGCTCAGCACCACCGCCCAGGTGGCCGCGGTCGCGGCCAGGTAGCTGACCGCCAGCGGCATCCGCGCCTCTGGCCTTCGCCCGACAAAGCCGCCGATCAACGGAGCACCCACCATGGCGCCGACCACGAAGACCATGAGCAGCGAGCTGGCGGTGGTCGGGGCGTACCCCTGGCCCTCGACCAGGAACGGCACTCCCCACAGCAACACCATCACGTTCTGGCTGAACGGCGCCGAGAAGTGCGTCCAGAACGCGAGCCTGGTGCCGGGCACCCGCATCGCCGCGCGCACCTGCCTACCCACCTCTCGCAGCGAGGCGGCCCGCGACTCCACCGTCCTCGCCGACGGCGTGTCGCTCACCCGCCAGCGGACCACGCTCGCGAACAGGACTGTCACCAGCCCCGCCCCCAGGAACGTCGGGAGCCAACCAGGTCCGGCCAGCAGCAGTGTCAACGGCAGCGTCGCGGCGAGATTGCCCGCGAATCCGAGCGCCCCGGTCAGGGCGGTCACCAGCATGTACTGCCTGCCGGGAAAGTGATTGGCCGCCAGTCGCAGCACGGAGACGAAGGTCAGCGCGTCGCCCAGTCCCAGCACCCCGCGGGCGACCAGCCCCAGCGAGTAGGTGTGCGCGACGGCGAGCAGGAGTTGCCCAAGCCCGAGGAACAGCAACGCGGCCGTGAGCACGTTGCGGGGCCCGAACCGGTCGACGAGCACCCCGGTGGGGATCTGCATGGCGGCGTACACGCCGACCTGCAGCACGGTGAACATGCTCAGTGCGGCGGCGCCGACACCGAAGCGCTCGGCGGCGTCGAGGCCCGCCACGCCGAGCGAGGTGCGGTGAAAGACAGCGAGAACGTAGACGAAGGCGGCGGTCAACCAGATCAGCCACGACCGCGCACTGGCTCGCGCGGCTTGCGAGGGCCGGGTCGGCAAGGGTCTCCCTTCACTGACGGATGTGGACGGCATACTGCGGGGGACGCCCGCGCTGCCGACCCCCAATGGATGTATCGACAGAGCGCCTCACGGCCATACCGAACGGCGCCGTGTCATTGCCCACATCCGCAACGCCTTCGTGCTTGTCACGCACGGACGGCGCCGACGACGGCCCAGTGGCCGGAGCGCCACCGCGCAACGACGAACGCCAGACGCAGCACCATGAACAGCGCCAACCCGGTCCAGATGCCCGCGAGCCCCCAGCCGAAGACCAGCGACGCCCAGACCAGCGGCAGGAACCCGAGCACGGCGCTGCCCACCGTCGCGTTGCGCAGGAAGCTCGCGTCCGCGGCTCCGAGCAGCACGCCGTCGAGCGCGAACACCACCCCGGCGACCGGCTGCAAGCCAACGAAGAACCACCAGGCGTTCGGGATTTCGGCGAGCACGCCCGCGTCGGAGGTGAAGGCGTGCGGCAACGTCTGCGAAAGCGCGGCGAACACCACGGCAAGCGCGATTCCCAGTGCCAGCCCGTACCGGGTGATCTGGGAAGCGATCCCGCGCGCCTGCCTGCGCGAACCGGCGCCGAGCGCCGCCCCGACCAGCGACTGCGCGGCGATCGCCACCGAGTCCAGCACAAGCGAAAGGAACGTCCACAACTGCAGCACCACCTGGTGTGCGGCCACCGCCTCGGTGGAGGTGCGGGCGGCCACGGCTGCCGCCGAGACGAAGCACGCCTGAAATGCCAGACTTCGCAGCACCAGATCCCGGCCGAGGCGAAGCTGGGCCCACATGACGCGAGGCCGGGGCGCAAGGCCCGCCCGCTGCTTGGCCAGCGCCCGCAGGAACAGTCCGCCCGCCACCGCCTGCGCCGCCACGTTGGCGACCGCGGAGCCCTCGAGGCCCAGCCCCGCCGGATAGACCAGCACCGGGCTGAGCACCGCCGACAAAGCGTTTCCCGCGAGCACGTACCGCAACGGCCGCACGGCGTCCTGCACGCCACGCATCCAGCCGTTGCCCGCCATCGTGACGAGAATGAGCGGCGCGCCGAACAGGGCGATTCGCAGCCACGACACCGCCTGCTCGGTGATCGCGGCGTCGCCGGACATGGCGCGCGCCACCGGTTCTGCGAGCAACTGTCCCGCGACGAGCACGATGAGTCCGACCGCGAAGGCCAGCCAGGTGGCCTGCACTCCCTCGCCGATCGCGTCGGCGCGCCTGCCAGCGCCGTGCAACCGTGCCGTTCGCGCGGTGGTTCCGTAGGACAGGAACGTCAACTGGGTGGAAACCAGCGACAGCAGCGTGCCGCCGAGTGCGAGCCCCGCCAGTGGCAACGCGCCGAGGTGACCGACGACGGCCGTGTCGACGAGCACGTACAGCGGCTCGGCCGCCAGCACACCGAGCGCGGGTATCGCCAGCCGCAGCACCCGGCGGGCGGGAACCCGCTCGTGCTCAACCGTGTCGCTCACGCGCCGAGCGTAGCCGGGGCGTCCGACGACTCGGCTACGCTCGGCTTCGATGCCCGAGTACGCCATCCTCATCCTGCCGTCGGCCAACCGTGTCTACACCGACACCTCACGTCGCCTGCTGCGTGCCGAACTGGCCGTGTTCGGCGACACCGTGCTTTCCACGAAGGTCGGTGAGTCGGCGACCACGACCATCGGTGGGGTCGACTACGTCACCTTCGGCACCGCCGCCCCATTGACCGACAACGACGTGGCGTACCTGTCGAATCTCTCCTCCGCCTACGCACTGTTCGAGGTCAGCGGGGAGCTGTTGCGACCGCTGACCATGACGCCGGTGGCGGAGTTCGACTCCGATCTGCTCACCATCCAGAAGTACCCCGGCAAGACCAACGAGCTGTTCACCAAGCTCGTGGTCAACCTCGCCGTGCTGGCCACCGACCGGCCCGCCGCGTTGCTGGGGCGCGGGTTGCACGTGCTCGACCCGTTGTGCGGCAGGGGCACCACGCTCAACCAGGCGATGATGTACGGCTTCGACGCCACCG harbors:
- the truB gene encoding tRNA pseudouridine(55) synthase TruB, yielding MPRPTPSHRRASRPAPPPGLLIVDKPSGMTSHDVVARARRAMGTRKVGHAGTLDPMATGVLVLGIERATKLLGHLALDRKTYLATIRLGASTTTDDAEGEVVARADPSAVADADIEAGIAALTGDIQQVPSAVSAVKVEGRRAYARVRAGEEVELPPRPVTVYRFDLLATRRQQDAVDLDVVIDCSSGTYVRALARDLGGALGVGGHLVALRRTTVGPFTLAAARTLDDVEREPALSLSLDEAVAAAFPRRDVDAGEAVAVRHGRWLPTAGIPGTYGVFDPEGHALALAADTREGARPVVVLTPA
- a CDS encoding MATE family efflux transporter; amino-acid sequence: MSDTVEHERVPARRVLRLAIPALGVLAAEPLYVLVDTAVVGHLGALPLAGLALGGTLLSLVSTQLTFLSYGTTARTARLHGAGRRADAIGEGVQATWLAFAVGLIVLVAGQLLAEPVARAMSGDAAITEQAVSWLRIALFGAPLILVTMAGNGWMRGVQDAVRPLRYVLAGNALSAVLSPVLVYPAGLGLEGSAVANVAAQAVAGGLFLRALAKQRAGLAPRPRVMWAQLRLGRDLVLRSLAFQACFVSAAAVAARTSTEAVAAHQVVLQLWTFLSLVLDSVAIAAQSLVGAALGAGSRRQARGIASQITRYGLALGIALAVVFAALSQTLPHAFTSDAGVLAEIPNAWWFFVGLQPVAGVVFALDGVLLGAADASFLRNATVGSAVLGFLPLVWASLVFGWGLAGIWTGLALFMVLRLAFVVARWRSGHWAVVGAVRA
- a CDS encoding MFS transporter, encoding MPTRPSQAARASARSWLIWLTAAFVYVLAVFHRTSLGVAGLDAAERFGVGAAALSMFTVLQVGVYAAMQIPTGVLVDRFGPRNVLTAALLFLGLGQLLLAVAHTYSLGLVARGVLGLGDALTFVSVLRLAANHFPGRQYMLVTALTGALGFAGNLAATLPLTLLLAGPGWLPTFLGAGLVTVLFASVVRWRVSDTPSARTVESRAASLREVGRQVRAAMRVPGTRLAFWTHFSAPFSQNVMVLLWGVPFLVEGQGYAPTTASSLLMVFVVGAMVGAPLIGGFVGRRPEARMPLAVSYLAATAATWAVVLSWPGQVPVAVLVAAFAVLSLGGPVSTIGFALARDYNPLRRVGTATGVVNVGGFVATTVVALLIGVLLQLSGGDFRVALLSVVVVLVFGSWRMAVWWLRARAEVFAAAARGESVPVRLRRHSWDRRHEERERVPAVA